Within the Solenopsis invicta isolate M01_SB chromosome 11, UNIL_Sinv_3.0, whole genome shotgun sequence genome, the region tgattcaattattatttatttaataaatttgagattGTTTAATAAGAGAAGTTCTTTTTTCACtgctcattttttaaattcaaattttatacctTGTATATATTGAGAAAATTGACTTACCCGCAACCACCGCTACTAGGAAGGCAAATAACACAATTGCTTTAGGAGACATTTTGCTGTTTACTGTCAATGCAACAAATTGACTGCATTTTATACTCTTTTCGTCGAGGATATCCATTCAATATCAATGATAATGATGGGCTGTATAATCCATTCAAAGCTGTGATAATCCATTCAAATCTGCAGAGGTTCATACGTTTACGATAAGAGGGATTTTACTCCAGACGGATTTTCTTTGTGACCTGACGTGTATTGATATCTATACTCTTACAGAAATAAACTGGAAaaccaataattattattggtttttaatatagtaatactttattttctaatagtgattatgtagctaATAATCGGATTGTTTACAATAATCACTCTTTAATAGTTCTTTTATAGAGTGATTAGTGATTCCATTAATCagattatttgcaattattaatagtgcactacttttaataatagcacactatttttaataataaaattttatatgtatatatatgtgattATTAACTTTTAGTAGTTGAATTATccacaattataattaattgaaacttcaatagttttaaactatttatatatttatatattacaatacttAGAAGACAATAATGTTATATCAGTAGtcaaagtattaataataaGCATTATTTCCATCATTGTTCGTAAAATAAGTACATATACTTAtggtaattgtataattaaagtatGCAGTAATAACACTGGATAACTGGCTAAcatactatacatatatttttattttaatcatttacaGAATTTCTGATTGAagtgtataatattatacaaatataaaaaatctattcttacctttaaatctatataaaatgaaaacaaaaataatttttattatgttaaataacatatttatacatatttggaTTTTGAGGCCCAATCACTGCACCATTACGAAAATGACTactaaaaatcaataattacttTGTAATAATGTAGTGATTATTGGGTTCAAATGATCCTTtaatagttaaatttaatacttatttaaaatttaatacttagTTGTACTATTAAACtaataattgtttcaaataatccGCGAAAAGCTACAACAAATAATCAAATAGTTTTACTAATAGTTTTACTagcattatttccaatttttaattgttcaaaaaaaattactaatagcttttaaatagtttaataatttatttccgtAAGCATGCCTTATCATTAACAAAATCTGTGCAAATTCTGacaagaaatgatttttataaatttagaactGTTGACATTAGAGCTAAAAgtttaattgtatttactttttatttaaaaaaaaataacgctcattaataaataaaaaatatagctgctaaaaaagtaatgttaaaaaataaatgtaaaaattaataataatgcatttttgtattattttaataataattcaaatttagaaataaactaaatttaataaaaaataaaaaatataaaaataataacagacATTATTAATTGACttaatttttgttcttatttactatttatttatatattgtttaaatcaTAGTCTTAACATgctaattaaacataaaatttatttaaataataacaatataacactctttcagttttaattaattaatatataatccgATTGTGATGGATCATTGTGTTATCGTTGTTTCATGATAATTAATCTTTGTCTTtcaataaaagtgtaaaaagaaTAAGGAAAATTAGTAATCTGTTTATGAtaaggaaaaatatataattcttttttgatttatttattaatcagaattgtgataaaaatgtttcctggttttaaaattcaatgaattattatttcgataaaatttagATAAGAATAAAGTAATTATGGAGGGGATGTGCATAAAAGACCGAGATACCTTTGAGAACTTTTGTATTTGTTTGTTTCtcccttttatttattttcaacaaaCCATTCAGCGCTGTGAGAACTTCTGTTGGTGCGTTGCACTTGGGACGGAAAACTTTATTCAATCAAGTTAATTAAggtgaaaagaaaaattgtacattTAGCATCTTGTACTTGTTAAGAGCAGTTAAGTGAGCTAAGTGGAATGACGTAAATAATTctctatatataaaatcaatatcatGATAGTGAGAAGTTTTATGGTGAATGAGTAACAATAAAAGcattaaagtataaaaagtagtgaaagaaaaaaagaaaaaaattaaaaaattttaaattatttcttaatattgaagatattagtttttaaTGCAGAAATCAGTGCGTaagtaaatattgtatattactaTAAGGTCATATACTCTATGCAACGCTACTGGAGACAGTCTGAAaaaccattattttttaaacaaaatatattgacgattaaatttattttttattgttaaacaaaaatttgtcataggaaaatttattaagaattatctatattatcgtattgctatttttttatatgtttctaAAGTATtctacaattttacatttagcATTCTTTGCCTTTCATTTTTTGTGTATTgtacttatataaaaacaatagtattttatatgcataacaaaagtttttcacaaattttacaagtaaTTGTATTGGTATtgggaattaaataattttatttataccagATACTTTCaattgttttatctttttcaatatgtaaatttttttgttataataatttctattgcattattattaattactaaaaatcttcataaaagttatttaaactaCTTAAAATTAACTctgtgatataaaattaatattttatgatataaaagaattttgaactTCTCtgaatagatattaaaatatttgatatttaaagtaataatgctcataaattcattttttttttaaatagacagaaatattatttcagtaatgtaatttttttttaatattgattttggTAATATctgatttacaaatataaacaaattaattattaaatttattgcataatacgattgaaaaatttttgctgCAGATTTGTGCAGCAAACTcacattttgtaaagaaaatatgggttaatactttaattattaattctttaatttatacgtatttaacataaatatacattaattttgtataaattattttaattttgttaataatttttagttaaaagttaaaattgacattataaaattaaactatttaaattatatattaaaattatagagtatacatgtgtgtgtgtgtgtgtgtgtgtgtgtgtgtgtgtgtgtacacaatatatataatgtataatatgtatgtatattattgtGTATATAAAACTCAATATAAAGCGATTAACTTTTTctacaagaatttaataagtattggtgtttaataattatgaataaaaagattagacgattattattcattttttttgtattcttttattacgtaatttaggattcagataaaaaaaataaattgtattacattatggatttaatatatttattttcaatcagtttttaacattatatgaAATGTAGCCTTATTGTTCTTAAAATGTATcgttaaattttgttaatctttctcttactttttaaattaaaaactttaacatCTTAATAAAATACAGAGTCATGATccaaatataatattgatgaaTACATTAATCAGTGAAATATGATGGAaacaatttaacataattacttattaataatattaatattaattaattattagccCCTGTTGTTTGCTTAATCCAATCAACGTAAGAAGCTACGCGGGTATAAACCGAGGGCATTCGATTGACACCGCATGGATAGACACCCCATGAAACAATACCGAGTTGGGTAGGAGTGTCATTATCAAATTGAACCAATGGACCACCAGAGTCGccctataaaaaaaatatttaattagtaaaaatattacgaaaaaaaatgtgtttaaaatttaattatctaattgtTTTGTTgctatattaataacaaatttaaaaatatacagatataatatacaaattatgtgtataatttatattatacattgtataatgtaattttatacatatatctaaacaaattaaaattattgctttgTGTAGATCAACAAAATAGATTAACGAAATAATTAatcgattaaatattattgacattaacaaagtaaaattacgaaataatattatttttaacacataaatataattgttgtaaTGCCAATTAATCGCAAAAAGgatataatgtttaaatttgaCTTACAGAACAAGCGGATATTTCTCCAACAGGCTCAGTGCAAATTTGTGAATCATAGATTTGTGGTGTCTTAGGACCTTCTGGGAATTTTTCCTGACAAGATTTATTATCCAATATAGGAATAGTAGCCTTTTGAAGAACCTTGGGGAGTACTGGAAGTATTGACTTGGAAGTAGAGCCCCATCCAGTGAGTACCACATTTCCAGTTCGTACTTCGTCTTGCTCAGGTAATTTGACAGCGGACACTCTCTCATTAAGAACGAGAGGAGTCTTCAGTTTTAGAATAGCAATGTCGTATGGAGCAACACCTCTGAAAAAAGCAATATAATTTAGTCTAATATATTATGATCACACGCGGTAACTGTATTATCAGTTGAAAAGACGCCAATGCCGAAAAGACTTATCAAAAAGAGTGATGACATTGTACCATGACATAGATCGTACATTGTGAAATGATTgcttaagataaaaaaagtacaaacttttaaattcttatactgaaaaaagaatttttatgttcaagtaaatatatttattttaacatcattttcttgattaaaaatattttctaagtttaaaaataaattgttttatactagttaatatttatattaaggaaaaataatattaaaataaattttattgaatatattgaatattatttgaatataaaaaaaattttttttagtgtaaaaaaaattaaatctatataaCTATTTCCACTATTTTGGATATAATTTGttcatgattttaatatttagagaTATAAttcacaattataattttaaaatataaattaattaataatatttttaaataagtataagCAATACAACttcgtattttaatattttttttataaaaaaagtttgttttaataatattaaacaattttataattttgtacaaattattaatatattcttatatatttcaaaaatgttagtGATGTGTTTTCACAGTTATGTGATGATTATTGATGAAATTCACGTTTCTTAAAAAGAGTAtcttatataattgtttaaattgtttttgtcaaaataaatacCAAAAGTAAATATCAAAACTaatgttgtttttttatttagttacaaacctatatttaataaactaatttaaattaaaatacattaaaaaacaaaaaaaactataactagccagtttaattttttgaaatatttttaactgcgaATTAAAGTAATAGACATACCCTGGATATTTTTCGTGGACGTAAGTCGTCTCGACGTCACTTTCTTGCTGAGTATCCTCATCATTAACAAGATGATGCTTGCCAGCAAAAACTTTGAGCTTGCCGATTGGCAAGACGCAGTGTCCAGCAGTCAAGATATGATACTCGTCTATAATCGAACCACCACAGGCATGATTATAAGGCAACAAGGGTGGAAATAGAGACAATCGAATAGAGACTTGATAAGGAAATTCTCCTGGTTCGGCATCTTCACCATCGGTGATCCTGGGTTTCAGGCGGTAGGGAACGGCCAGACACGCTgtacaaatgtttaaaataattttcaaaatagttattttagaaTTACCATAATATTTTCGCAAAgcttaaacattttattttagtgtttataatatttttagtaacttttattttttaaaatataacactATTTCAGACATAGACATagatctttaatttaaaaaagaaataatctagatatttatactttttatataattattagtgGGAACGTTTAACCaagtgtatttttatttttaaatatttcttagaaatattttacacgTGTTTAATAATTCTAGAAAAAAGAGTTCGGCGAACTACATATTccgtattaatttttattatatctgacaatgtaaaataaacgagttttatttttataaaaagaattataaaaaaaatttttaaagtttacatatgtatacatatgtaatatacatatataacatataagaattaaaaactgAATGTGCGTACTTACCCTGGAACACCAAAACGGTAACTAGAAGGCACCGAATCAACATTGTCGGTTGGTATGTTAACTCAATGGAATCTAAACACCGAAGATCTTATATACGGTTTATATACGAAATAACTGGCTATATCTCGCGATAAGGTGtgtattttgaattaataacgCAACTTTTGATAACGCTCTTCTTGAACGCTTAGATAAGCATGCACTGAGCATGACTACTTTTTAACTTGTCCCTTAAAGAAAAGGCAcatcttaataattaattttcttaattctatatttttaataaaaaaattaacattatttgatttaataatgtatattttataccaaaattttacctttatttttatattataataaaataatctaagtctaaaagaaacttatttatttattgttttatgaattttataatatattcaaattaaaggttgcaaataaacattaaactaaataatccgatacattgttttaataaatagaataagAAGATACTTAACGTACTATTATTTGTACAAAAGAGTTTAGcactaatatataataaagtaaataataaataataaaaacgttcATTATATTATACACTTTCTCtcattactaattgtaagtatataaatataattctgtaTACACAGAAACACGTTTTACTTAGtctataaaaaatgtacatagaTAAACGTatctaaaaaagtaataaatcttataaacaattttaatttctaaaatataattttttatttaattcgacTATGTAATCAATTAAGGTACGTAACTTTGCACGGGAAACCCCAATCTATTACAGCATCTTATGTACCTATTTGTTATGTAACTCAAAATTCAAGaatcataacaaaaataaattaatgattatcATGACAGATAATGTGTCCTCTCTGAGTTttcaattaaagataattttatctctCGCCGACATTTGTAGCTCAATTAAATTATGTCGATAACATTTAAATGCCGATTTCTCAATACAAATGCCCTATGTACTCAGTTCATCGATGTCTACTGCGTAGAAATAACGGTGAAAACCCGCAACTTGTATGACTCACGAAGGGCATTGATCCAGTTTCCATTACCTGGATTAAAACAAGAACATTCGAACGTTAAATGCGCATCAAAAGCGTAAGACGTTGCATTCACGTGTTGTACGTAACTAATCGGGCGATCGCTCGTATGCCTGCCCAAATTTCGCGCGCAGTCGGAACTATTTGAGTAGCCGGTAATAGGAATCCATATGTTCCGCGATCACGTAGCTCCACcgtatatgcatattttatcgAAGCGACGCCTTTAGCCCAATCGTCAGACGCTcctgaaaaaaaaacacatttattatGGACGTGACGTGATGTGAAGTATCGTCTTATCtcgatatttctgaaattttccTAATAACCGTGAACCAACAcattaaatcttttgtataaacaaatctacaaaaaatatattaaaattaaaaatattaaagtaaattaatgtattaaagtACCAGAAATCGGATACATTAGTTCTGCTGCTGGTCCAAGTTGATAATTAGTGCCGTGAATTTTCGCAATCGCATTAATTGCTTTCTTCGCCACGTTTACCAAATCAGAGTAATCCGACGGTTTCGAACGTGTGTAACCCCATGGTACCAGCCACATTTGAGAATAAGAATGCAAAGTCAAGTACAAtctgaaaatgtaaatttatcacTATTGTTAcgaaatgcttaaattaaaattttaataaaattaaaaacttaaaataaaattggtttcaacggtaaacttaaattaattaaatattaattggacTGAATTGGCGTACCGAATATCTTCTTTGTTCGCCAAAATATAATCTGCCATCGCCTTCGTTTCTGGTTCAGAGAAGGCGAAAGGCCCGGAATACGTTTCCTGACAAGGATCTAAACTAGCtcctccttctttctcttcGCCCCAGTGGTACGCAAAATTTCGATTCGGATCGACTCCTTCGCATGTAGTCCATAACCATCTGGCATAGTGCGTTACGAGCTGTAATAAATTGGAAGGCGTGTACCTAGGAAAGAAGATCACGCACTGTTTTAGTTTTAGCAACACGCGAGgctctcaaattttttttattgcataaacatcaattatataataggcataaaaaatgtttttcgattcagacaattttaattttgttatcttaAAATCTAAAATCTTATTGTTTGCCAATCTAATCTGTAATATTTCTCTTAGTATAGTATCACTGTCAACAAATGAGATCATATAGGCAAATATTACTGATATTAGTCGATTAATTAAGATCCTGTATACAAAATTGTGGAGTTGAATGGATGGTTTTTTTCCTTACCTACTATCATTCTGACTTTCCACATGATTGCTTCTGGTCTTCCTCCAAAAACGATCACTGACATGGCTGTACTCATAACCGTCAGGATTAACAACCGGCAGAATCATCCAGTCCgaattatctaataattttgtgtAGCTCGTATTCTTCTCTACCAACTGATTCAATATGTAGGTCGCCACTGCGGTACCAATCCATTCTCGTCCGTGCATGCCTGCAAAGACGATGACGGTTTACCGAAAAGATGATCTAACGGGACGAAATGTGTGTAAAACGTGGGAAGTATCCGGGTTCGACGCCGATGAAAACCGGTCATAATTTTGGCGACAGATTGTCTAtgttaaaagtttttacaattttaataagaacagtcaacaagaaaaataatttttcatttataataataaatattataacactaatatatacgtataatttataatttattcacaattacttttttttacttgtactttttctatataaaaaaaattaaaattgtactaCAAAAGAAACTTACCGGCATCGATCCAAATGGCGGGTTTCTTTTGGCCTTGTTTGTTCGATCCTGTCGAAACCTTCGCCACCTTTATCGGCTGACCCTCATAGCTATGTccaattgttattaattttaccaTTTTGGGATATTTGGTGGCTAAGTGTTCTAAATAGCGTATGATATCTGCCGAAGAACAAATCAATTGTGTAActtaattaagtttattaaattaaattaattttaaacagcaTAAAAAATATCAACACGATTTTACCTCCGTATCGATGATAACGTTTCCACGTCATCGTATGGCCTTGATTGATGACCAAATCGTCGCGCTGTTCTTTAGACATTTTTGGATTTTGATAAGAGATAGTCTTCTgtcaattacataaaaaaaagtgttaacATGACCTGACTCAATTCAAATTCTCGTCTTAATAGTATCATTTAAGCATATCACTAAACagtacaatttctttttttatttccatatCCATCATTAATCAATAGCATTTACAAATAACTATTCATACATGCAATAACAAAAATCTttgattaaacattttaatataataaattatgatttatttatactattttttattatttggtaTCTCTACgccataaaaaattattgaaaaggtCATAAGTGTGAGCATTAGCCATGGATATTGCtgtcattcaaatttttttttgtttatccgATGTTATTGCTTGTAATGagattaattatgtataaatttttaaatcatagtttaaaatttcaatgagtaacaaatcttaataatattgatttttcaattattgttGTTACTATATAATTCCATGTGCTTTTTACAAAAACTCAATATCatgaacaatttaatattaacgtattaataggtataagtaaataatataaaaatatgtacttatTTTTACCTGAATATccgatattaatattttgaagttaATCTTCTTatcctttaaaaattccttAACATCATTTACAAGATCTGGCGATACAATCATGTCAGAAGTTCTGTAAGAGAAAACGTagacttatacatatataaaaaattagaggaaagtcgccaataccgACATAGGTTTCTTAAAGCGACACTCCTTAACTTTTCGGAAATTGAACattgcactttattaatactgataaaaatatatttgcttaGATAATGAAAGAAGTGAAAACTCATTATTACAAGTACGTTCATGCCTTCAGTCTAGAAAAATCagtcataaataaattttttaaatatgagaataaagttttaataatttttttttgcaaattacacaGTTTAAACATTGATGAGTATGTTACAAtgttatatcatattatatcatataataatattagattattttgcatatttataccATCATGTTcagattatatttatattcttatatttttctcatgataccgttttaaaatatataattgggATGCAGTGTAAACTGAGACATCTGATAAGACAGGCTACAAAATAGTAAAAACTaaagaatagaataaaagacaGACAATAGGAGACACATCATTAAGTTAGTAacctaatttttatatatttccgaGCTACTTGTTGCGTCTAGCGGAACAGTATAAGATGTTTGTATAAAtagacaaaaaatgatttacatcAAAgtgaacaatttttaaaaattctgcatcttaacttatattttttacactcatgtaaaagaaaaaaaaatgaaaatgtagcATTACCACTTTACTATGCCAGTTTTGGTATCATTTTGTAAGACGTGTTTGCTTATCTTACAAAAaactttattgcaaaatttgaaatattataaaaactgctacatCATCTGATAGAAAATACTTTATAGTTCGTATTTATGtttctaaagttttaattttaatttttgtttaagaaatataattcaaGAACAAAGTAGTATGTCGATATCGGCAATCTTACTTTAactaaaatacaaatacaaCCTGTTAGAATTTGGAAAGGaccaaaatttaatatcttcagGCTCGGCGTCTCTTAATTCGCGCAAATCCGTAACTTGACTTGCCGTGTTAGGAAATGCCCTGATTAAATGGAAATTTCTATAGTTTATTCTTCTGGTACGTGACCGTGAATCCTTTTTCTCGGTACCGACGATACTGTTCACAACTGTGCTGAGTCCGCTAGCTACGACGGACAGCACGGATTCAACGAGGCCAAATAAAGAAAAACCTCTAtaatcatcatcgtcatcatcttCATCCCAGAGTAAGTCTCTGGGTGTGTTCTGATGATTACTTGCTTTAGCGAATACGAGACGATCCTCTTCTCTACCTTTGAAATTCAAACACGGCTGCATTTCTTCATCGTTAAGGGCATCCTGGAAACTATatgtagattattattt harbors:
- the LOC105194707 gene encoding transmembrane protease serine 9, which produces MLIRCLLVTVLVFQACLAVPYRLKPRITDGEDAEPGEFPYQVSIRLSLFPPLLPYNHACGGSIIDEYHILTAGHCVLPIGKLKVFAGKHHLVNDEDTQQESDVETTYVHEKYPGGVAPYDIAILKLKTPLVLNERVSAVKLPEQDEVRTGNVVLTGWGSTSKSILPVLPKVLQKATIPILDNKSCQEKFPEGPKTPQIYDSQICTEPVGEISACSGDSGGPLVQFDNDTPTQLGIVSWGVYPCGVNRMPSVYTRVASYVDWIKQTTGANNMDILDEKSIKCSQFVALTVNSKMSPKAIVLFAFLVAVVAGKPHVGIQMPSFLSFTRPHLPLIVGGEPAPEGAYPFIVSLQAYGSHFCAGSIYNEEMIMTAAHCCQAIPSLDVINVKAGKHNLQDSEASEQSAGISQYIVHENYQGGVGPYDICMIKLSSPLKYTDRVQPIELAPAESEPTGEAWLCGWGSISTGPFPVLPDTLQQVKMEYVDRQTCHDAVERLTGSSPVHETNVCTGPMDEGISACNGDSGGPLISRNGQKAIQTGIVSWGIVPCGSEGAPSVFTKVSKFNEWIEQKALVYGNH
- the LOC105194668 gene encoding carboxypeptidase A2 isoform X1; its protein translation is MCPYELATGSGCGFASQRGTFKTIKYSARSKYAMSVAVESILCVILGFSWILLLHPAYSSPYRDNYTVIRSQYNHLKEKIFKQEKALNVESGFQDALNDEEMQPCLNFKGREEDRLVFAKASNHQNTPRDLLWDEDDDDDDYRGFSLFGLVESVLSVVASGLSTVVNSIVGTEKKDSRSRTRRINYRNFHLIRAFPNTASQVTDLRELRDAEPEDIKFWSFPNSNRTSDMIVSPDLVNDVKEFLKDKKINFKILISDIQKTISYQNPKMSKEQRDDLVINQGHTMTWKRYHRYGDIIRYLEHLATKYPKMVKLITIGHSYEGQPIKVAKVSTGSNKQGQKKPAIWIDAGMHGREWIGTAVATYILNQLVEKNTSYTKLLDNSDWMILPVVNPDGYEYSHVSDRFWRKTRSNHVESQNDSRYTPSNLLQLVTHYARWLWTTCEGVDPNRNFAYHWGEEKEGGASLDPCQETYSGPFAFSEPETKAMADYILANKEDIRLYLTLHSYSQMWLVPWGYTRSKPSDYSDLVNVAKKAINAIAKIHGTNYQLGPAAELMYPISGASDDWAKGVASIKYAYTVELRDRGTYGFLLPATQIVPTAREIWAGIRAIARLVTYNT
- the LOC105194668 gene encoding carboxypeptidase B isoform X2; protein product: MQPCLNFKGREEDRLVFAKASNHQNTPRDLLWDEDDDDDDYRGFSLFGLVESVLSVVASGLSTVVNSIVGTEKKDSRSRTRRINYRNFHLIRAFPNTASQVTDLRELRDAEPEDIKFWSFPNSNRTSDMIVSPDLVNDVKEFLKDKKINFKILISDIQKTISYQNPKMSKEQRDDLVINQGHTMTWKRYHRYGDIIRYLEHLATKYPKMVKLITIGHSYEGQPIKVAKVSTGSNKQGQKKPAIWIDAGMHGREWIGTAVATYILNQLVEKNTSYTKLLDNSDWMILPVVNPDGYEYSHVSDRFWRKTRSNHVESQNDSRYTPSNLLQLVTHYARWLWTTCEGVDPNRNFAYHWGEEKEGGASLDPCQETYSGPFAFSEPETKAMADYILANKEDIRLYLTLHSYSQMWLVPWGYTRSKPSDYSDLVNVAKKAINAIAKIHGTNYQLGPAAELMYPISGASDDWAKGVASIKYAYTVELRDRGTYGFLLPATQIVPTAREIWAGIRAIARLVTYNT